In one Patescibacteria group bacterium genomic region, the following are encoded:
- the miaA gene encoding tRNA (adenosine(37)-N6)-dimethylallyltransferase MiaA codes for MKKSKKAKIIVVVGPTSSGKSSVAVLLAKKFGGEVISADSRQVYRGLDIGTGKITKREMREVPHHLLDVASPQNTYTAAQFKTAAGKAIKKILSKGKIPIIAGGTGFYIDTLLGTISIPEVPPDKKLRDKLEKKSTEILFKTLQKLDSNRARTIDRYNKHRLVRAIEITTTLGHVPPHAKKVSQYEIFKIGIRTDDKKLKEKITTRLFVRIRRGMIAEAKRLHESGLSFKRMEELGLEYRYLAKHLKGEISKNEMITKLEIEIGKYSKRQKTWFKRDRKTQWFLLAEIKKIEKAVQQFLNK; via the coding sequence ATGAAAAAAAGCAAAAAAGCAAAAATTATTGTAGTTGTCGGTCCAACTTCCTCTGGAAAAAGTAGTGTGGCGGTACTATTGGCGAAAAAATTCGGTGGTGAAGTGATTTCAGCCGATTCACGACAAGTGTATAGGGGTTTAGATATTGGTACCGGCAAAATCACCAAAAGAGAAATGAGAGAAGTCCCCCATCATTTACTTGATGTTGCGAGTCCTCAAAATACCTATACAGCAGCACAATTTAAAACTGCCGCGGGAAAAGCAATTAAAAAAATACTTTCAAAAGGAAAGATTCCTATTATTGCAGGTGGTACTGGTTTTTATATTGATACTCTCTTGGGTACAATTTCAATTCCAGAAGTACCGCCCGATAAAAAACTGCGAGATAAACTTGAAAAAAAGAGTACAGAAATACTTTTTAAAACACTACAGAAACTTGATTCTAATCGGGCACGGACAATTGACCGATATAATAAACATCGTCTCGTGCGTGCTATTGAAATAACGACAACGCTCGGACATGTGCCACCTCATGCGAAGAAAGTGTCTCAATATGAAATCTTCAAAATTGGTATCAGGACTGATGATAAAAAACTGAAAGAGAAAATAACTACTCGCTTATTCGTACGAATTAGACGTGGAATGATTGCCGAAGCAAAACGATTGCATGAGAGTGGTTTATCGTTTAAACGAATGGAGGAACTCGGTCTTGAATATCGTTATCTTGCAAAACATCTCAAAGGCGAGATAAGTAAAAATGAAATGATCACTAAGCTTGAGATTGAAATTGGGAAATATAGTAAGCGTCAAAAAACATGGTTCAAGCGCGACAGAAAAACACAATGGTTCTTGCTTGCTGAGATTAAAAAGATAGAAAAAGCAGTACAACAATTTTTAAATAAATAA
- the rpmG gene encoding 50S ribosomal protein L33, with the protein MSQDKLIKLVCSDCKRINYWSRKNKKQVERKIELKKYCKWCRKQVMHKEQKK; encoded by the coding sequence ATGTCACAAGATAAACTTATAAAACTAGTGTGTTCCGACTGCAAAAGAATCAATTATTGGAGCAGAAAAAACAAAAAGCAAGTTGAACGAAAAATAGAACTCAAAAAGTATTGTAAATGGTGCCGAAAACAAGTAATGCATAAAGAGCAAAAAAAGTAA